Part of the Leptotrichia trevisanii DSM 22070 genome is shown below.
ATTGATTTTGAAAAAAATTAGTGATATAATAGTTGTAGATACAAATTTAAAGAAATAATATATTAAATATGGAGGTAATTTATAATGATTTATGAAAATATCTTGGACTTAATTGGAAATACGCCTGTAGTAAAACTAAAATTTTTAAATGAAAAAAATATTGCTGATATTTATGTAAAACTGGAAAAATATAATATTGGTGGAAGTGTAAAGGATAGGGCGGCACTTGGAATGATCGAGGCGGCTGAAAAAGAAGGGAAATTAAAACCGGGAGGGACAATTGTTGAGCCTACTTCGGGAAATACTGGAATTGCGTTGGCATTAATTGGGAAAGCAAAAGGATATAAAGTGGTAATTGTGATGCCTGATTCAATGAGTGTGGAAAGAAGAAGCATTTTGGCAGCTTATGGAGCTGAATTAATTTTAACTGAAGGGGCAAAGGGAATGAAAGGTGCAATTGCCGAAGCTGAAAAACTGGCAGCTGAAAACGGATACTTCTTGCCTCAGCAATTTGAAAACCCTGCAAATCCTGCAAAACATTATGAAACTACTGCTAAAGAAAT
Proteins encoded:
- the cysK gene encoding cysteine synthase A, whose translation is MIYENILDLIGNTPVVKLKFLNEKNIADIYVKLEKYNIGGSVKDRAALGMIEAAEKEGKLKPGGTIVEPTSGNTGIALALIGKAKGYKVVIVMPDSMSVERRSILAAYGAELILTEGAKGMKGAIAEAEKLAAENGYFLPQQFENPANPAKHYETTAKEILDDFPQIDAFVSGVGTAGTLSGIGKRLKEERPGVQVFAIEPATSAVLSGEQPGKHSQQGLGAGFVPGNYNPELVDGIIKIENDEAIEFATRTSKENGLFVGISSGTAIAAAYKVAKKLGKGKKVLAILPDGGEKYLSVEAFRNSL